In a genomic window of Deinococcus carri:
- a CDS encoding PLP-dependent aminotransferase family protein — MTSRSAPLPPPAHLPPVDLTARLAGRARRMTASAIREILKITQQPDVISFAGGLPAPELFPLEDVRRAADAVLTRYGPAALQYSTTEGHLPLREWIAARDGIRPANVQIVTGSQQGLDLLGKILIDEGDVVLVEAPTYLGALQSFQPYGPRYVELPTDEHGIDTDALEEVLRATPAKLLYAIPNFQNPTGRTLSLERRRRLLELTAQYGVLVIEDDPYGQLRFTGEELPSLYQLGLELAGGPEQSHVIYSSSFSKTLVPGLRDAWVQAAQPIIEKLIQAKQGADLHTPTLNQMIITELVGDVLPRQIETVKKAYGERAQDMVARLREHFPAGVSFTTPEGGMFLWVTVPESIDTVPLLAQAVARKVAFVPGSPFYALGGGHNTMRLSYSSATPEQIDTGIRALGETIRGALG; from the coding sequence ATGACCAGCCGCTCTGCCCCCCTCCCGCCGCCCGCGCACCTGCCCCCCGTGGACCTCACGGCGCGGCTGGCGGGCCGGGCACGGCGCATGACCGCCAGCGCCATCCGCGAGATTCTCAAGATCACCCAGCAGCCCGACGTGATCTCGTTTGCGGGGGGCCTGCCCGCCCCTGAACTGTTTCCCCTGGAGGACGTGCGCCGCGCGGCCGACGCCGTGCTGACGCGCTACGGCCCCGCCGCCCTGCAATACTCCACCACCGAGGGGCACCTGCCGCTGCGCGAGTGGATCGCGGCCCGTGACGGCATCCGCCCCGCCAATGTGCAGATCGTGACTGGCAGCCAGCAGGGGCTGGACCTGCTGGGCAAGATCCTGATCGACGAGGGCGACGTGGTGCTGGTGGAAGCCCCCACCTACCTGGGCGCGCTGCAATCCTTCCAGCCCTACGGCCCGCGCTACGTGGAACTGCCCACCGACGAGCACGGCATTGACACGGACGCGCTGGAGGAGGTGTTGCGGGCCACCCCCGCCAAGCTGCTCTACGCCATCCCCAACTTCCAGAACCCCACCGGGCGCACCCTGAGCCTGGAACGCCGCCGCCGCCTGCTGGAGCTGACCGCGCAGTACGGCGTGCTGGTGATCGAGGACGACCCCTACGGCCAGCTGCGCTTTACCGGGGAGGAACTGCCCAGCCTGTACCAGCTCGGCCTGGAGCTGGCGGGCGGCCCGGAGCAGAGCCACGTCATCTACTCCAGCTCCTTTTCCAAGACGCTGGTGCCGGGCCTGCGCGACGCCTGGGTGCAGGCCGCGCAGCCCATCATCGAGAAGCTGATCCAGGCCAAGCAGGGCGCGGACCTGCACACGCCTACCCTGAACCAGATGATCATCACCGAGCTGGTCGGGGACGTGCTGCCCCGCCAGATCGAGACGGTGAAAAAGGCCTACGGCGAGCGGGCGCAGGATATGGTCGCCCGCCTGCGCGAGCACTTCCCGGCTGGCGTGAGCTTCACCACCCCGGAAGGCGGCATGTTCCTGTGGGTGACGGTGCCGGAGAGCATCGACACCGTGCCCCTGCTCGCGCAGGCGGTGGCCCGCAAGGTGGCCTTCGTGCCCGGCAGCCCCTTCTACGCGCTGGGCGGCGGCCACAACACCATGCGCCTGAGCTACTCCAGCGCGACCCCGGAGCAGATCGACACCGGCATCCGGGCGCTGGGCGAGACGATCCGGGGGGCGCTGGGGTAG
- the murI gene encoding glutamate racemase codes for MTPDAPLGVFDSGVGGLSVLAELRRAMPQENFLYLADTAHVPIGARPDSEIRDLTARAVAALHARGAAGVVVACNTASAFSLTHLRERYPDMPIIGLVPAVKPAVVATRSGVVGVLATPGTLRGTLLRDVIRQWADPAGVRVLTAVSAELVPLVEAGQAEGERARAVLRETLTPLAQAGADQLVLGCTHYPFLAASIRAEFGDTFTLVDSGAAVARHTRNVLERAGLLRAEGGAGEVTYLVTGDPEASRPVIATLTGKGGQNVTVQQVTT; via the coding sequence ATGACCCCTGATGCTCCCCTGGGCGTGTTCGACTCCGGCGTGGGCGGCCTGAGCGTGCTGGCGGAGTTGCGCCGGGCGATGCCGCAGGAGAACTTCCTGTACCTGGCCGACACGGCGCATGTGCCCATCGGGGCGCGGCCCGACAGCGAAATCCGTGACCTGACCGCGCGGGCGGTGGCGGCGCTGCACGCGCGCGGGGCGGCGGGCGTGGTGGTGGCCTGCAACACGGCCAGCGCCTTCAGCCTGACCCACCTGCGCGAGCGGTATCCCGACATGCCCATCATCGGGCTGGTGCCCGCCGTCAAGCCCGCCGTGGTCGCCACCCGCTCGGGTGTGGTGGGCGTGCTGGCGACCCCCGGAACCCTGCGCGGCACGCTGCTGCGCGACGTGATCCGCCAGTGGGCCGACCCCGCCGGGGTGCGCGTGCTGACCGCCGTGAGTGCCGAACTGGTGCCGCTGGTGGAGGCCGGGCAGGCGGAGGGCGAGCGGGCGCGGGCGGTGCTGCGCGAGACGCTGACGCCGCTGGCCCAGGCCGGGGCCGATCAACTGGTGCTGGGCTGCACGCACTATCCCTTTCTGGCGGCGAGCATCCGTGCCGAGTTCGGGGACACCTTCACGCTGGTGGACAGCGGGGCGGCGGTCGCGCGGCACACCCGCAACGTGCTGGAGCGGGCGGGCCTGCTACGGGCAGAAGGTGGGGCAGGCGAGGTGACCTACCTGGTCACGGGGGACCCGGAGGCCTCCCGCCCCGTCATCGCCACGTTGACGGGCAAAGGCGGGCAGAATGTCACGGTGCAGCAGGTGACCACATGA
- the rph gene encoding ribonuclease PH codes for MTFPPRTGRDALTPRPLSVRRGVNPHAPGSAHLKLGRTEILATVSVEDKPAPHMRGKKEGWLTAEYAMLPRATTDRQARERNLQNGRRHEIQRLLGRALRACIDLRPFRNQTLYVDCDVLVADGGTRVASILAGYAALHDFADRLIHAGKLSEWPLVHAVGAVSVGLVGGELRVDLDYAEDKVARADLNVVATEAGLLIEVQGGAEEGPITPAEYVNLLTTGVAAVGTLLGDLQRQL; via the coding sequence ATGACCTTCCCCCCCCGAACGGGCCGCGACGCCCTGACCCCCCGGCCCCTCAGCGTGCGGCGCGGCGTGAACCCCCACGCGCCCGGCAGCGCCCACCTGAAACTGGGCCGCACCGAGATTCTGGCGACCGTGAGCGTGGAGGACAAACCCGCCCCCCACATGCGCGGCAAGAAGGAGGGCTGGCTGACCGCCGAGTACGCCATGCTGCCCCGCGCCACCACCGACCGGCAGGCGCGCGAACGCAACCTCCAGAACGGTCGCCGCCACGAGATTCAGCGCCTGCTGGGCCGGGCGCTGCGGGCCTGCATCGACCTGCGGCCCTTTCGCAACCAGACGCTCTACGTGGACTGCGACGTGCTGGTCGCGGACGGCGGCACCCGCGTCGCCAGCATCCTGGCCGGGTACGCGGCCCTGCACGACTTTGCCGACCGGCTGATTCACGCGGGCAAACTCAGCGAGTGGCCCCTCGTCCACGCGGTCGGGGCCGTCAGCGTCGGGCTGGTGGGGGGCGAGCTGCGCGTGGACCTCGACTACGCCGAGGACAAGGTAGCCCGCGCCGACCTGAACGTGGTCGCCACCGAGGCGGGCCTGCTGATCGAGGTCCAGGGCGGGGCCGAGGAAGGCCCCATCACCCCCGCCGAGTACGTCAACCTGCTGACAACGGGTGTGGCGGCGGTGGGCACGCTGCTGGGCGACTTGCAGCGGCAGTTGTGA
- a CDS encoding DoxX family protein, with protein sequence MSVTGFIGRVLLSSIFIKSGLDHLENPDPIVRAAKGAEIPEPELAVKANSAVMVGAGALLALGIAPRLASTALAVSLVPTTVIGHPFWDKQGQERQHQQIHFMKNLALFGALLAIGSRK encoded by the coding sequence ATGAGCGTGACGGGATTTATCGGACGGGTACTCCTCTCCAGCATCTTTATCAAAAGCGGCCTCGACCACCTCGAAAACCCCGATCCCATCGTGCGGGCGGCCAAGGGCGCGGAGATTCCCGAACCCGAGCTGGCTGTCAAGGCCAACAGCGCCGTCATGGTCGGTGCGGGCGCGCTGCTGGCCCTGGGCATCGCGCCGCGCCTGGCGAGCACCGCCCTGGCTGTCAGCCTGGTGCCCACCACGGTGATCGGCCACCCGTTCTGGGACAAGCAGGGGCAGGAGCGCCAACACCAGCAGATTCACTTCATGAAGAACCTCGCGCTGTTCGGGGCGCTGCTGGCGATTGGCAGCCGGAAATAG
- a CDS encoding class I SAM-dependent methyltransferase — MPPASLHFSHEPLSVILPAVRAALAEAGEVALTVPDPDLGLGLYAGEATAQGRHRPWQTWADLADLLGAHLLTPQPAEGGRVTVRLRAYGGVPAPDANGYGPEGDWARVDKLEDPVFLFTLVEALRRVNPAPGGRVLALGVNAGRELEALALAFPGRAFEVVGLDVDAAALAAARARHPQATFLALDVTTLPAPELGRFDLVLALSLLQSPRIRQDVLLAALRREHLTATGGLILGFPNARYRDGFLSYGARLLNFARPDLSLLTADVAAARRGLQKHGFKVFVTGKYEVLVTAIPAGSPTPVGLEL; from the coding sequence ATGCCACCGGCCTCGCTGCACTTCAGCCACGAACCCCTCAGCGTCATTCTTCCTGCCGTGCGGGCCGCGCTCGCGGAGGCGGGTGAGGTGGCTTTGACCGTGCCGGACCCAGACCTGGGTCTGGGCCTCTATGCCGGGGAAGCCACCGCGCAGGGTCGGCACCGCCCCTGGCAGACCTGGGCGGACCTCGCGGACCTGCTGGGGGCGCACCTGCTGACGCCGCAGCCGGCGGAGGGGGGGCGCGTGACTGTGCGGCTGCGCGCCTATGGGGGGGTACCCGCGCCCGACGCGAACGGGTATGGCCCGGAAGGCGACTGGGCGCGGGTGGACAAGCTGGAGGACCCGGTGTTCCTGTTCACGCTGGTGGAGGCGCTGCGGCGGGTGAACCCCGCACCGGGCGGGCGCGTGCTGGCGCTGGGCGTGAACGCGGGCCGGGAGCTGGAGGCCCTCGCGCTGGCCTTTCCGGGCCGGGCCTTCGAGGTGGTGGGGCTGGATGTGGACGCGGCAGCCCTGGCGGCGGCCCGCGCCCGTCACCCGCAGGCGACCTTTCTCGCGCTGGACGTGACCACCCTGCCCGCCCCCGAACTGGGCCGCTTCGACCTCGTGCTGGCGCTCAGCCTGCTGCAAAGCCCCCGCATCCGGCAGGACGTGCTGCTCGCGGCCCTGCGGCGCGAACACCTGACCGCCACGGGGGGCCTGATTCTGGGCTTTCCGAACGCCCGCTACCGCGACGGCTTCCTGAGCTACGGCGCGCGGCTGCTCAACTTCGCCCGCCCGGACCTCAGCCTGCTGACCGCCGATGTGGCGGCGGCCCGGCGCGGCCTCCAGAAGCACGGCTTCAAGGTGTTCGTGACCGGCAAATACGAGGTGCTGGTGACGGCGATTCCGGCGGGGTCGCCCACCCCGGTCGGCCTGGAACTCTAA
- the trmB gene encoding tRNA (guanine-N7)-methyltransferase, giving the protein MIYRLSDFHFPDRAARLYPDTPERPWVLEVGFGDGRFWPHFAATFPEPPNYLGVEISGVSLLKAARRLRAAGLTNAVLTKLPATPLIREVVPEGALDAIVVNFPDPWPKAGHTEHRLLRAPFFRLAASRLKPGGAVLLTTDHDEYFEFACQEAAASGVMAAELTDAPPAALETKYARKWRDLGLGANHARFVPTTRPPVPHGPITRYPDTRYPDLEDSPAVPHAILTLPATFDPSTFQKHTGRGGQTREDPAGWTVVLLDLYRTLGRDAWVVLAHVVEGELTQEVLIGITGREDGSHLVRLARFGGPIITPGVKAAVGVVTGWLEAQGAAVRHRGY; this is encoded by the coding sequence GTGATTTACCGTCTCTCGGACTTCCATTTCCCCGACCGCGCCGCGCGCCTGTACCCGGACACCCCGGAGCGGCCCTGGGTGCTGGAGGTGGGCTTCGGGGACGGGCGCTTCTGGCCGCACTTCGCGGCGACCTTTCCCGAGCCTCCCAATTACCTGGGCGTGGAGATCAGCGGCGTCTCGCTGCTCAAGGCCGCTCGAAGGCTGCGGGCGGCGGGCCTGACCAATGCCGTGCTCACCAAGCTGCCCGCCACGCCCCTGATCCGCGAGGTGGTGCCGGAGGGCGCGCTCGACGCCATCGTGGTGAACTTTCCCGACCCCTGGCCCAAGGCGGGGCACACCGAACACCGCCTGCTGCGCGCGCCCTTTTTCCGCCTGGCCGCCAGCCGCCTCAAGCCGGGCGGGGCCGTGCTGCTCACCACCGACCACGACGAGTATTTCGAGTTCGCCTGCCAGGAGGCGGCGGCCAGCGGCGTGATGGCCGCAGAACTCACGGACGCCCCGCCCGCCGCCCTGGAAACCAAATACGCCCGGAAGTGGCGCGACCTGGGCCTGGGGGCCAACCACGCCCGCTTCGTGCCCACCACCCGGCCCCCCGTGCCCCACGGCCCCATCACCCGGTACCCTGACACCCGTTACCCTGATCTGGAGGACTCCCCCGCCGTGCCGCACGCCATCCTGACCCTGCCCGCGACCTTCGACCCCAGCACCTTTCAGAAGCACACCGGGCGCGGCGGACAGACCCGCGAGGACCCGGCGGGGTGGACGGTGGTCCTGCTGGACCTGTACCGCACCCTGGGGCGGGACGCCTGGGTGGTGCTGGCGCACGTCGTGGAGGGCGAACTCACGCAGGAGGTGCTGATCGGCATCACCGGGCGGGAGGACGGCTCGCACCTCGTCCGCCTTGCCCGCTTCGGCGGCCCCATCATCACGCCGGGCGTGAAGGCGGCGGTCGGCGTGGTGACGGGGTGGCTGGAGGCGCAGGGGGCGGCGGTGCGTCACCGGGGGTACTGA
- a CDS encoding FAD-dependent oxidoreductase, translated as MFGPTRPRSQPQPGHLYDVAVVGAGLAGTELAWRLARAGRDVLLVSQALDHLGNLYQPGVAGAGFPPGSIFGQVAARLAPDTDGWTFHRHLKAEIEATAGIHLLQSTVTELGETEEQVTLATWEGPPLHARAAVLAVGAFLKGRLLIGDTLEEAGRLSEVAYDFLADDLARSGVWLIGGEQTAAGVEGAPPYDVRFLTPAPAELDGFRLTRFGRVYALGRCTPGEHTYASVLTDAARLADELVGA; from the coding sequence ATGTTCGGACCCACTCGACCCCGCAGCCAGCCGCAGCCGGGGCACCTCTATGACGTGGCCGTGGTCGGCGCGGGCCTCGCGGGCACCGAGCTGGCCTGGCGGCTCGCGCGGGCCGGGCGCGACGTGCTGCTGGTGTCCCAGGCCCTCGACCACCTCGGGAACCTGTACCAGCCCGGCGTGGCGGGGGCGGGCTTTCCGCCCGGCAGCATCTTCGGGCAGGTCGCCGCCCGCCTCGCGCCCGACACCGACGGCTGGACCTTTCACCGCCATCTCAAGGCCGAGATCGAGGCGACGGCGGGCATCCACCTGCTGCAAAGCACCGTGACCGAACTGGGCGAGACGGAGGAGCAGGTGACGCTCGCCACCTGGGAGGGACCGCCGCTCCACGCCCGCGCCGCCGTGCTGGCGGTCGGGGCCTTCCTGAAGGGCCGCCTGCTGATAGGCGACACGCTGGAGGAGGCCGGGCGGCTTTCGGAGGTCGCCTACGACTTCCTGGCCGACGACCTGGCCCGCTCGGGCGTGTGGCTGATCGGCGGCGAGCAGACCGCCGCCGGGGTGGAGGGTGCCCCTCCCTACGACGTGCGCTTCCTGACGCCCGCGCCCGCCGAGCTGGACGGCTTTCGCCTCACACGCTTCGGGCGGGTGTACGCGCTGGGCCGCTGCACCCCGGGCGAGCACACCTACGCCTCGGTGCTGACGGACGCCGCACGCCTGGCGGACGAACTGGTGGGCGCGTGA
- a CDS encoding HD domain-containing phosphohydrolase: protein MAALHASSPVAGADAREVRRLRALRRYAVLDTPPEAAFDRVARLAARLFHVPIALISLTDAHRHWFKACVGLDLREVGRDMSFCSYTVAGPDVLVVPDATRDPRFAHSVLVTGTSHLRFYAGAPLLSPEGEVLGTLCVMDTVPRAPLSPEECDTLRDLAAGVVAELELRLALNERRRSESLRSAFLTGSLDAAVILNRHGLAEEWNLAAEQLFGYAREEVLGRDIIRLLLPERLHGTTYAGGIARHFLGGEGPVPGRRLEVRLRRRSGQEFPCELSLTPLLLEGEELFTASLRDVTEQRAAREALITGRNLLQAVVDGVPESIFVKDPQGRYVMINAAGAARIGRPVGDILGRDDRALFPAVTAEAAHRRDTHVLTTGETASYEVTDLLPDGSYRTFLSNKSVYRDSQGQIQGLIGTVLDITERKLAEATIHQQNEVLAALVRQRTQEVEQAQLEVLERLARAAELRDDNTGEHVRRVARTAAGLARRLGLAEDEVRLIERAAPLHDVGKIGVPDAVLLKPGRLTPEEFRLVQAHTELGASLLAGDSSRLVSAACEIALTHHERWDGRGYPLGLAGEAIPLSGRIVAVADVLDALTSERPYKPAWTRAEALQEIRAQADAQFDPAVVAALEALLQEEEEEGDGEPGRPPCGSPPSC, encoded by the coding sequence ATGGCTGCTCTTCACGCCTCCTCACCGGTTGCCGGGGCCGACGCCCGAGAGGTCAGACGGTTGCGGGCGCTGCGGCGGTACGCGGTCCTGGACACACCGCCCGAGGCCGCCTTCGACCGCGTCGCCCGGTTGGCCGCCCGTCTGTTTCACGTGCCCATCGCGCTGATTTCCCTCACCGATGCCCACCGGCACTGGTTCAAGGCGTGTGTGGGCCTCGACCTGCGCGAGGTGGGCCGTGACATGTCGTTCTGCTCGTACACCGTGGCCGGGCCTGACGTACTGGTGGTGCCCGATGCCACCCGCGACCCCCGCTTTGCCCACAGCGTGCTGGTGACGGGCACCTCCCACCTGCGCTTCTATGCGGGTGCGCCCCTCCTGTCGCCCGAGGGGGAGGTGCTCGGCACCCTGTGCGTGATGGACACGGTGCCCCGCGCGCCGCTCTCGCCGGAGGAGTGCGACACGCTGCGCGATCTGGCCGCCGGGGTGGTCGCGGAACTGGAACTGCGGCTTGCCCTGAACGAGCGCCGCCGCAGCGAGAGCCTCCGGAGTGCCTTCCTGACCGGGTCCCTCGACGCCGCCGTCATCCTGAACCGGCACGGGCTGGCCGAGGAGTGGAACCTGGCCGCCGAGCAGCTTTTCGGCTATGCGCGGGAGGAGGTGCTGGGCCGCGACATCATCAGGCTGCTTCTTCCGGAGCGCCTGCACGGCACCACCTACGCGGGAGGCATCGCGCGGCACTTCCTCGGCGGGGAGGGACCCGTGCCGGGACGGCGGTTGGAGGTGCGGCTGCGGCGGCGCAGCGGGCAGGAGTTTCCCTGCGAGCTGTCGCTCACCCCGCTCCTGCTGGAGGGCGAGGAGCTGTTCACGGCCTCGCTGCGTGACGTGACGGAACAGAGGGCGGCCCGCGAGGCCCTGATCACCGGCCGCAACCTCCTCCAGGCGGTGGTGGACGGCGTGCCGGAATCCATCTTCGTCAAGGACCCCCAGGGCCGCTACGTGATGATCAACGCCGCCGGGGCCGCGCGCATCGGCCGCCCGGTCGGGGACATCCTGGGCCGGGACGACCGGGCGCTCTTTCCGGCCGTGACGGCCGAGGCGGCGCACCGGCGCGACACGCACGTGCTCACCACCGGCGAGACGGCCAGCTACGAGGTCACCGACCTGCTGCCCGACGGCAGCTACCGCACGTTCCTGTCGAACAAGAGCGTGTACCGCGACAGCCAGGGGCAGATTCAGGGCCTGATCGGGACCGTGCTGGACATCACCGAGCGCAAGCTGGCGGAGGCCACCATCCACCAGCAGAACGAGGTGCTGGCCGCCCTGGTCCGGCAGCGCACCCAGGAGGTCGAGCAGGCGCAACTGGAAGTGCTCGAGCGTCTGGCCCGCGCGGCGGAACTGCGCGACGACAACACCGGGGAGCATGTGCGGCGGGTGGCCCGGACGGCCGCGGGCCTGGCCCGGCGGCTGGGCCTGGCCGAGGACGAGGTCCGGCTGATCGAGCGGGCCGCGCCCCTGCACGACGTGGGCAAGATCGGCGTGCCCGACGCCGTTCTCCTGAAGCCTGGCCGCCTGACCCCCGAGGAGTTCCGGCTGGTCCAGGCCCACACGGAGCTGGGAGCCAGCCTGCTGGCGGGCGACTCGTCCCGGCTGGTCTCGGCGGCCTGCGAGATCGCGCTGACCCACCACGAGCGCTGGGACGGCCGGGGGTATCCGCTGGGGCTGGCCGGGGAGGCCATTCCCCTGAGCGGGCGCATCGTGGCCGTCGCGGACGTGCTGGACGCCCTCACCAGCGAGCGGCCCTACAAACCGGCCTGGACGCGGGCGGAGGCGCTCCAGGAAATCCGGGCACAGGCGGACGCGCAGTTCGACCCGGCGGTCGTGGCCGCCCTGGAAGCCCTGCTCCAGGAAGAGGAGGAGGAGGGGGACGGGGAACCTGGTCGGCCACCCTGCGGCTCCCCGCCCTCCTGCTAA
- a CDS encoding ComEC/Rec2 family competence protein — protein MSQKKPSNRQASPRKTPARAAARGNARPHGKPGRGPTPSDLLGLLVLALTTGLAACAGGGLFGGGDKKGGEKTEQPAGQITLRFLDVGQGDAVLVRSPEGKTLLYDGGRSTSKMQDYLQTYGVDRLDLMVASHADADHIAGLVPAAQQAKPRLFINNGLAGTTQTWDRLVTALKDAGTTFQKANNQVLNLGSVKVRVIAPPPGMGDDQNDNSVGLRIEFGDFRALLTGDSETPETDGWLAGNRPEIRGPFQAYKSIHHGAANGDHQAWLAAVRPENVVISVGENNYGHPTRKALDLYKQNGVRIYRTDRQGTVTFTGNADGTYTVTTDR, from the coding sequence GTGAGCCAGAAGAAGCCTTCCAACCGCCAGGCCTCCCCCCGCAAGACTCCGGCACGCGCCGCGGCGCGCGGCAACGCCAGGCCGCACGGCAAGCCGGGACGCGGCCCCACCCCCTCCGACCTGCTGGGGCTGCTGGTGCTGGCGCTGACCACCGGCCTGGCGGCCTGTGCGGGGGGCGGGCTGTTCGGGGGGGGGGACAAGAAGGGCGGCGAGAAGACCGAGCAGCCCGCCGGGCAGATCACCCTGCGCTTTCTGGACGTGGGGCAGGGCGACGCCGTGCTGGTCCGCAGCCCGGAGGGCAAGACGCTGCTGTACGACGGGGGCCGCAGCACCTCGAAGATGCAGGACTACCTCCAGACCTACGGGGTGGACCGGCTCGACCTGATGGTCGCCAGCCACGCCGACGCCGACCATATCGCCGGTCTGGTGCCCGCCGCGCAGCAGGCCAAGCCCAGGCTCTTCATCAACAATGGCCTGGCGGGAACCACCCAGACCTGGGACCGGCTGGTCACGGCACTGAAGGACGCCGGAACCACCTTCCAGAAGGCGAACAACCAGGTGCTCAACCTGGGCAGCGTGAAGGTCCGGGTCATTGCCCCGCCCCCCGGCATGGGGGACGACCAGAACGACAACAGCGTGGGCCTGCGCATCGAGTTCGGCGATTTCCGCGCCCTGCTGACCGGCGACAGCGAGACGCCCGAGACGGACGGCTGGCTGGCCGGGAACCGCCCCGAGATTCGCGGCCCCTTCCAGGCCTACAAGAGCATCCACCACGGCGCGGCCAACGGCGACCACCAGGCCTGGCTGGCCGCCGTGCGCCCGGAAAACGTGGTGATCAGCGTGGGCGAGAACAACTACGGCCACCCCACCCGGAAGGCGCTGGACCTCTACAAGCAAAACGGCGTCCGCATCTACCGCACCGACCGGCAGGGCACCGTGACCTTTACCGGCAACGCGGACGGGACATACACGGTGACGACCGACCGCTAG
- a CDS encoding DUF3006 domain-containing protein, which translates to MKEGEQQARRERWTVDGIEDGPRGRVARVEREDGRTFDLPLHALPEGVREGDVLAVQEGPDGVRVWRLPAETLARREQAQRRLDALNAAPHDGEEIEL; encoded by the coding sequence GTGAAGGAAGGCGAGCAGCAGGCACGGCGGGAACGCTGGACGGTGGACGGGATCGAGGACGGCCCGCGGGGCCGCGTGGCGCGGGTGGAACGGGAAGACGGCCGCACCTTCGACCTGCCGCTGCACGCCCTGCCCGAGGGTGTGCGCGAGGGCGACGTGCTGGCGGTGCAGGAAGGCCCCGACGGGGTGCGGGTCTGGCGGCTGCCCGCCGAGACGCTGGCCCGCCGCGAGCAGGCCCAGCGCCGCCTGGACGCCCTGAACGCGGCCCCGCATGACGGCGAGGAGATCGAACTGTGA
- a CDS encoding GNAT family protein — protein MRHNLTLTDGDLTLRPLTAADIPALCALAQTCADELRLMGTAPDQAAYYQAALDAPDQLPFVVEVGGEVAGSTRYGDIRAPHSGLEIGWTWLHPRWHGSGVNRRMKRLLLAHAFGPLGMERVQLKTDLLNARSQRAIEGLGAVREGVLRRHMRRPDGTLRDTVMYSVTREDWPEVERRLSRAADAPPAAR, from the coding sequence ATGCGGCACAACCTCACCCTGACAGACGGCGACCTGACCCTGCGGCCCCTGACCGCCGCCGATATTCCCGCCCTGTGCGCGCTGGCCCAGACCTGCGCGGACGAGCTGCGGCTGATGGGCACGGCCCCCGACCAGGCGGCGTACTACCAGGCCGCGCTGGACGCCCCCGACCAGCTGCCCTTCGTGGTGGAGGTGGGCGGCGAGGTGGCAGGCAGCACGCGCTACGGCGACATTCGCGCCCCGCACAGCGGCCTGGAAATCGGGTGGACCTGGCTGCACCCGCGCTGGCACGGCTCGGGCGTCAACCGCCGCATGAAACGGCTGCTGCTGGCGCACGCCTTCGGGCCGCTGGGGATGGAGCGCGTGCAGCTCAAGACCGACCTTCTCAATGCGCGCAGTCAGCGGGCCATCGAGGGGCTGGGCGCGGTGCGCGAGGGCGTGCTGCGGCGGCACATGCGCCGGCCCGACGGCACCCTGCGCGATACGGTCATGTACTCGGTGACGCGGGAGGACTGGCCGGAGGTGGAGCGCCGCCTCAGCCGGGCGGCAGATGCTCCTCCAGCAGCCCGGTGA
- a CDS encoding response regulator, with product MNGEAGGLRAEVLIAEDNPADIELVLAAVEDCGLPHRLHFVRDGVEALAFLRGGPPRLLILDLNMPRLGGLEVLAALRAEGLTVPTVIFTSSGDAGDRQRALDLGAAAYLLKPVKFSEFCRAVTGLLEEHLPPG from the coding sequence TTGAACGGGGAGGCCGGGGGCCTGCGGGCCGAAGTCCTGATTGCCGAGGACAACCCGGCCGACATCGAGCTGGTGCTGGCCGCGGTGGAGGACTGCGGGCTGCCGCACCGCCTGCACTTCGTGCGCGACGGCGTGGAGGCCCTGGCCTTCCTGCGCGGCGGGCCGCCCCGGCTGCTGATCCTCGACCTCAACATGCCGCGCCTGGGCGGGCTGGAGGTGCTGGCGGCGCTGCGGGCGGAGGGCCTCACGGTGCCCACCGTGATCTTTACCAGCTCCGGCGACGCGGGCGACCGCCAGCGCGCGCTCGATCTGGGGGCCGCCGCCTACCTGCTCAAGCCCGTGAAGTTCAGCGAGTTCTGCCGGGCCGTCACCGGGCTGCTGGAGGAGCATCTGCCGCCCGGCTGA